A single genomic interval of Gemmatimonadaceae bacterium harbors:
- a CDS encoding CpsB/CapC family capsule biosynthesis tyrosine phosphatase: MIDLHTHLLPGVDDGSPSIEVSVPVLERFAAGGVEVVVCTPHLMASRAASAPYNHHAQILAALRAAAPAVPELKLGWEIMLDVPGADLRHPQLALGGSKAVLVEFPRMTIPPNAADELFRLRMSGVIPVLAHPERYAGCTVAQVMEWRKVGTAIQMDGAALLGTGHMARLAQDLLAHGCADVAASDTHGDARSLVAVRAWLLEWGSPEHADLLTRDNARRLLANEPMQEVPPLVMRRGMLAHLRELVLGRSRPGGAAHN, translated from the coding sequence ATGATCGACCTCCATACGCATCTGCTGCCCGGCGTCGACGACGGGTCGCCGTCGATCGAGGTGTCGGTGCCGGTGCTGGAGCGGTTCGCCGCCGGCGGGGTGGAGGTGGTGGTGTGCACGCCGCACCTGATGGCCTCGCGCGCGGCGAGCGCGCCGTACAATCATCACGCGCAGATTCTGGCCGCGCTGCGCGCGGCGGCGCCCGCCGTGCCGGAGCTCAAGCTCGGGTGGGAGATCATGCTCGACGTGCCGGGCGCCGATCTGCGCCATCCGCAGCTGGCGCTGGGCGGATCCAAGGCCGTGCTCGTGGAATTTCCGCGGATGACGATTCCCCCCAATGCCGCGGACGAGCTGTTCCGCCTGCGGATGAGCGGCGTCATCCCCGTGCTCGCACACCCGGAGCGGTACGCGGGGTGCACGGTGGCGCAGGTGATGGAGTGGCGAAAGGTGGGAACGGCCATCCAGATGGACGGCGCGGCGCTGCTCGGCACCGGGCACATGGCCCGCCTGGCCCAGGACCTCCTGGCGCACGGCTGCGCCGACGTGGCGGCCAGCGATACGCATGGCGACGCGCGGTCGCTCGTGGCGGTCCGCGCGTGGTTGCTCGAGTGGGGGTCGCCCGAGCACGCCGATCTGCTGACGCGCGACAATGCGCGGCGGCTGCTGGCCAACGAACCGATGCAGGAGGTCCCGCCGCTGGTGATGCGGCGCGGGATGCTGGCCCATCTGCGCGAGCTCGTGCTGGGGCGGTCGCGGCCCGGCGGCGCGGCGCACAACTGA
- the alaS gene encoding alanine--tRNA ligase has product MPDRAPPPLSAAEIRERFLRYFERQGHVRRASSSLVPEDDPTLLFTNAGMVQFKKVFLGMDDPPDGKRRATTAQKCVRAGGKHNDLEQVGHTARHHTFFEMLGNFSFGDYFKRDAIRFGWEFVTGRREDGNLGIDPAHVRVSVFRDDDEARTLWRDVAGLPESRIYGLSEKDNFWQMADTGPCGPCSELYVDLAHLTDDWRFPDGASGEWTERDRVDFSTEAFVEGAEAGRFLEIWNLVFMQFDRQADGTLVPLPRPSVDTGAGLERIAAVLQRVTNNYHTDLFAPMIGAVEEAVGLPYRGRADRAPSAMAVRGRSVLVDPASFRVIADHARAVAFLLADGVFPSNDGRGYVLRRILRRAVRHAWLLGRTEPTLVHVVQAVIHTMGDVYPELHTRAAHLLKTTRVEEEAFLATIEGGLARFEQLAPESGPRLGDVIRGTISGDDAFRLYDTFGFPIDLTELMARERGYTVDIAGFGAALEEQRNRSKEERKSRRLSVQSGALGDGVEWVLAPGARVADVSFVGYDRVAIETQVTAVRHLGEGRAAVLLRESPFYAESGGQISDHGEIVGDGWRVDVEDVRKVDGRPAAVGRLSGEFAFGRVTARVPTLRRKDTERNHTATHLLHAALRQVLGDAVHQAGSLVAPDRLRFDFTHHGPVSAARLEEIQQIVNERVWQAMPVETREMAYPEARAAGAMALFGEKYGDVVRVVTVPGFSMELCGGTHVRNTAEIGLFQIVHETGVASGVRRIEAMTGPGAYALLHDRAQSLGRAAELLKVSVDGVEKRIQGLLDERRALEKRVDEAVRGGGDQLQQWLAGARELDGTGARFVGRVVQAADLKELQGLGDALREQLRSGVGVLAATFGDGKTTLLVVATDDLVKRGVSAGALVKELAALAGGRGGGKPHMAQAGIPDASQLDHALAQAPALAQALIERGA; this is encoded by the coding sequence ATGCCCGACCGCGCCCCTCCGCCGCTTTCCGCCGCCGAAATCCGCGAACGATTCCTGCGCTACTTCGAGCGCCAGGGTCACGTTCGCCGTGCCAGCTCGTCGCTCGTCCCCGAGGACGACCCCACGCTGCTGTTCACGAACGCCGGGATGGTCCAGTTCAAGAAGGTGTTTCTGGGCATGGACGATCCGCCGGACGGCAAACGCCGGGCGACGACGGCGCAGAAGTGCGTGCGGGCCGGCGGCAAGCACAACGATCTGGAGCAGGTGGGGCACACGGCGCGGCACCACACGTTCTTCGAGATGCTCGGGAACTTCTCGTTCGGCGACTATTTCAAGCGCGACGCCATCCGGTTCGGGTGGGAGTTCGTGACCGGACGCCGGGAGGACGGGAATCTGGGGATCGATCCGGCCCACGTGCGCGTGTCGGTGTTCCGCGATGACGACGAGGCGCGGACGCTGTGGCGCGACGTGGCCGGGCTGCCCGAGTCACGCATCTACGGCCTGAGCGAGAAGGACAATTTCTGGCAGATGGCCGACACGGGACCGTGCGGGCCTTGCTCGGAGCTCTACGTCGATCTGGCGCACCTCACCGACGACTGGCGGTTCCCCGACGGCGCGTCGGGCGAGTGGACCGAGCGCGATCGCGTGGACTTCTCCACCGAGGCGTTCGTCGAGGGCGCCGAGGCGGGGAGGTTCCTCGAGATCTGGAATCTCGTATTCATGCAGTTCGACCGGCAGGCCGACGGCACGCTGGTGCCGCTGCCGCGTCCGTCGGTGGACACCGGCGCCGGATTGGAGCGCATCGCGGCCGTCCTGCAGCGGGTGACGAACAACTATCACACCGATCTGTTCGCGCCGATGATCGGCGCCGTGGAGGAGGCCGTCGGGCTGCCGTATCGCGGCCGCGCGGACCGGGCGCCGAGCGCGATGGCCGTGCGTGGCCGCAGCGTGCTGGTGGACCCGGCGTCGTTCCGGGTGATTGCCGACCACGCGCGGGCGGTGGCGTTCCTGCTCGCCGATGGGGTCTTCCCGTCCAACGACGGGCGGGGCTACGTGCTGCGCCGCATCCTCCGCCGCGCCGTGCGCCACGCCTGGCTGCTGGGGCGCACGGAGCCCACGCTCGTCCATGTGGTGCAGGCGGTGATCCACACCATGGGCGACGTCTATCCCGAGCTGCACACCCGAGCGGCCCATCTGCTCAAGACGACGCGGGTGGAGGAGGAGGCGTTCCTGGCCACCATCGAGGGCGGGCTGGCGCGGTTCGAGCAGCTGGCGCCGGAGAGCGGCCCTCGGCTGGGCGACGTGATTCGCGGCACGATCAGCGGGGACGACGCGTTCCGGCTGTACGACACGTTCGGGTTCCCGATCGATCTCACGGAATTGATGGCGCGCGAACGCGGCTATACGGTGGACATCGCCGGGTTCGGGGCGGCGCTCGAGGAGCAGCGGAACCGCTCCAAGGAGGAGCGCAAGTCGCGACGCCTGAGCGTGCAGTCGGGCGCGCTGGGCGACGGCGTGGAGTGGGTGCTGGCGCCGGGCGCGCGCGTGGCCGACGTGTCGTTCGTGGGCTACGACCGCGTGGCGATCGAGACGCAGGTGACGGCGGTGCGCCATCTGGGCGAGGGCCGGGCCGCGGTGCTGCTCCGCGAGTCTCCGTTCTACGCCGAGTCGGGCGGTCAGATCTCGGACCATGGGGAGATCGTGGGCGACGGCTGGCGGGTGGACGTGGAGGACGTGCGCAAGGTGGACGGGCGGCCGGCGGCGGTGGGGCGGTTGAGCGGGGAGTTCGCGTTCGGGCGGGTGACGGCGCGCGTGCCGACGCTGCGGCGCAAGGACACCGAACGGAATCACACCGCCACGCACCTGCTGCATGCGGCCCTGCGCCAGGTGCTGGGCGATGCCGTGCACCAGGCGGGCTCGCTGGTCGCGCCCGACCGGCTGCGGTTCGATTTCACGCATCACGGCCCGGTGAGCGCCGCCCGCCTAGAGGAGATCCAGCAGATCGTCAACGAGCGCGTCTGGCAGGCGATGCCGGTGGAGACGCGGGAGATGGCGTATCCCGAGGCCCGCGCGGCGGGCGCGATGGCGCTGTTCGGCGAGAAGTACGGTGACGTGGTGCGCGTGGTGACCGTCCCCGGCTTCTCGATGGAACTGTGCGGCGGAACGCACGTGCGGAACACGGCGGAGATCGGCCTGTTCCAGATCGTGCACGAGACCGGGGTGGCATCGGGCGTGCGGCGCATCGAAGCGATGACCGGACCGGGCGCCTACGCGCTCCTCCACGATCGCGCGCAGTCGCTGGGGCGCGCCGCCGAGTTGCTCAAGGTGTCGGTGGACGGCGTGGAGAAGCGCATCCAGGGGCTGCTCGACGAGAGGCGCGCGCTCGAGAAGCGGGTGGACGAAGCGGTGCGCGGCGGCGGCGACCAGTTGCAGCAGTGGTTGGCCGGCGCGCGGGAGCTCGACGGGACGGGCGCGCGGTTCGTCGGTCGGGTGGTGCAGGCCGCGGACCTCAAGGAGCTCCAGGGGCTCGGCGACGCGTTGCGCGAGCAGCTGCGCTCGGGCGTCGGCGTACTCGCCGCCACGTTCGGCGACGGCAAGACGACGCTGCTCGTGGTGGCCACCGACGATCTGGTCAAGCGGGGCGTGAGCGCGGGTGCGTTGGTCAAGGAGCTGGCGGCGCTGGCTGGCGGACGCGGCGGCGGCAAGCCGCACATGGCGCAGGCCGGGATCCCCGACGCGTCGCAGCTCGACCATGCGCTGGCGCAGGCGCCGGCGCTGGCGCAGGCGCTGATCGAGCGTGGCGCATGA
- a CDS encoding regulatory protein RecX: protein MPVITAITAHVKKPGRFEVFVDGQPEGAVSVEAIERLRLGVGVAFDPVRPAFAAELALVATWDRATRLLAARARSRAELRRQLLLKGEAAGPVDAALDRLERAGYLDDADYARQFARSKALGRGMSRRRVQQELAKRGISRELAEAALADVFADEGVGEGEAVARLARKKLRSLIRLDAPTRRRRLYAFLARRGFEHDDISRVLRDLGEDGVEPTD from the coding sequence ATGCCCGTGATCACGGCCATCACGGCGCACGTCAAGAAACCGGGACGGTTCGAGGTCTTCGTGGACGGACAGCCGGAGGGCGCGGTGTCCGTGGAGGCCATCGAGCGGTTGCGGCTCGGCGTCGGCGTGGCGTTCGACCCGGTGCGGCCCGCGTTTGCCGCCGAGCTGGCGCTCGTTGCCACGTGGGATCGCGCCACGAGGCTGCTGGCCGCCCGCGCGCGGTCGCGCGCGGAATTGCGCCGGCAGCTCCTGCTCAAGGGCGAGGCCGCGGGCCCTGTGGACGCCGCGCTCGACCGTCTGGAACGCGCCGGATATCTGGACGACGCCGATTATGCGCGGCAGTTTGCCCGCAGCAAGGCCTTGGGGCGGGGCATGTCGCGGCGCCGTGTGCAGCAGGAGCTGGCCAAGCGCGGCATCTCACGCGAACTGGCCGAAGCCGCGCTGGCCGACGTATTCGCGGACGAGGGGGTGGGGGAGGGCGAAGCCGTGGCGCGGTTGGCGCGCAAGAAGCTCCGGAGCCTGATCCGTCTCGATGCGCCCACGCGCCGCCGGCGATTGTACGCGTTCCTGGCGCGCCGCGGGTTCGAGCACGACGATATCAGCCGGGTGTTGCGCGACCTCGGCGAGGACGGCGTCGAGCCCACGGACTGA
- the recA gene encoding recombinase RecA: MAVSTMQDDKKKALNLAIAQIEKNCGKGSIMRLGADNRIRVEAIPTGAINLDAAIGVGGIPRGRVTEIYGPESSGKTTLCLHVVANAQRTGGVAAFIDAEHALDVDYARKLGVDIDALLISQPDTGEQALEICEILVRSGAVDVIVIDSVAALVPKAEIEGDMGDSHVGLQARLMSQALRKLTGAIARSRTSVIFINQLREKIGVMFGNPETTTGGKALKFYASLRLDIRRIGAVKEKEDVVGSHVRVKVVKNKVAAPFRQAEFDIMYAEGISHTSLLVDIGAEANIIEKSGAWYSYKGQKIGQGRENAKLYLKDNPAMLAEIEEKVKAILGVAPVIAGPSEDAVEE; this comes from the coding sequence ATGGCCGTCTCCACGATGCAGGACGACAAGAAGAAGGCATTGAACCTGGCCATCGCGCAGATCGAGAAGAACTGCGGCAAGGGTTCGATCATGCGCCTCGGCGCGGACAATCGGATTCGTGTGGAGGCGATCCCCACCGGCGCCATCAATCTCGATGCGGCGATCGGCGTGGGCGGCATTCCGCGCGGCCGCGTCACCGAGATCTACGGACCGGAGTCGAGCGGCAAGACCACGCTCTGTCTGCACGTGGTGGCCAATGCGCAGCGCACGGGCGGCGTGGCGGCGTTCATCGACGCCGAGCACGCGCTCGACGTGGATTACGCGCGCAAGCTCGGCGTGGACATCGACGCGCTGCTCATCTCTCAGCCGGATACGGGCGAGCAGGCGCTGGAGATCTGCGAGATTCTCGTGCGCTCGGGCGCCGTGGACGTGATCGTCATCGACTCGGTGGCGGCGCTGGTGCCCAAGGCCGAAATCGAGGGCGACATGGGCGACTCGCACGTCGGCCTCCAGGCGCGGCTCATGAGCCAGGCGCTGCGCAAGCTCACCGGCGCGATCGCGCGCTCGCGGACGTCGGTGATCTTCATCAACCAGTTGCGCGAGAAGATCGGCGTGATGTTCGGCAATCCGGAGACCACCACCGGCGGCAAGGCGCTCAAGTTCTACGCGTCGCTGCGGCTGGACATCCGCCGCATCGGGGCGGTGAAGGAGAAGGAGGACGTGGTGGGCTCGCACGTCCGCGTGAAGGTGGTCAAGAACAAGGTGGCGGCTCCGTTCCGCCAGGCCGAATTCGACATCATGTACGCCGAGGGCATCAGTCACACGTCGCTGCTCGTGGACATCGGTGCCGAGGCCAACATCATCGAGAAGTCGGGCGCCTGGTACAGCTACAAGGGGCAGAAGATCGGGCAGGGTCGTGAGAACGCCAAGCTCTACCTCAAGGACAATCCGGCGATGCTCGCCGAGATCGAGGAGAAGGTGAAGGCCATCCTGGGCGTGGCCCCCGTGATCGCCGGCCCGTCCGAGGATGCCGTCGAGGAGTAA
- a CDS encoding YraN family protein: protein MSAATQAFGELGERIAERWLAQRGWRVVHRRYRSGHRDIDLVVERDGTVAFVEVKARSGDRFGDPVEAVNWRKRKELERSARTWITRHGRSDESYRFDVVGILVQGRRVRVRHVENAFEVRSVP, encoded by the coding sequence ATGTCAGCGGCAACGCAGGCGTTCGGGGAGCTCGGAGAGCGCATCGCGGAACGGTGGTTGGCTCAGCGTGGCTGGCGGGTGGTGCACCGCCGGTACCGGTCGGGGCATCGGGACATCGACCTCGTAGTGGAGCGCGACGGAACGGTCGCGTTCGTCGAGGTGAAAGCTCGGTCCGGCGATCGGTTCGGAGATCCGGTGGAAGCAGTTAACTGGCGTAAGCGCAAAGAGTTAGAGCGTTCCGCCAGGACCTGGATCACCCGCCACGGCCGTTCCGACGAGTCGTACCGGTTCGACGTCGTGGGGATCCTGGTCCAGGGGCGGCGGGTGCGGGTGCGGCACGTGGAGAATGCGTTCGAAGTGCGTTCTGTCCCTTGA
- a CDS encoding DNA translocase FtsK 4TM domain-containing protein, producing MRDALKRELAAIALLLFAIFLAGSFVVLGMAQLSGGVDVRANVGWVGAYLARPLVALLGWPGAILTPLVPAVHALRLFGRLESDTDRSWIIFVAGLVVLLPVALALAGGLRLGDDAAAASGLWGALVGEYWRAWFGGLGAWVVVALALSALMAATLAWNPIRAIIGARHAALGDAGSAVRRGSDRALALEPPPEEMPGIELALEAAGADADEAEPPKKRSRKRTKAEAAAERDEEIAAEINASAPLGEALADELPGPELLTPPPPRVGDGGKRDLDLMGEKLIAALRTFKVDGDLVGRTTGPVVTQFEIEPAPGVKVRQFANLANDLALAMRAQSIRIVAPIPGRGAVGVEVPNPQSEIVAFRELIETRDFQNARAALPIALGKDLEGRPVIADLAKMPHLLIAGATGSGKSVCVNTIITSLIYRHTPRTLRLLMVDPKMVELSVYNTLPHLRHKVVTDNRDAASVLHWAKHEMEDRYKLLAANGCRNIQEFNKRVQDGAPLKHPKQPDAAFEELTYTGDVLPYIVIVIDEMADLMMTVQSEVETPIAMLAQKARAIGIHLLLATQRPSVNVITGLIKANFPSRIAFRVASQVDSRTIIDGAGAEALLGNGDMLFIPPGKSEPARLQGAFISSEDTERLMHWYEGRNEARRKARLAQGLGLDEATEEDILEAVRAREAAESAKPEEPDAEAGDRDKLFREAAEAVIQNQGGSTSLLQRRLKIGYGRAARIIDQLELAGVLGRAEPGSSKPRDVLAGLEDLDRICGPRV from the coding sequence ATGCGCGACGCCCTCAAGCGCGAACTCGCGGCCATCGCACTCCTGCTGTTCGCGATCTTCCTTGCCGGCTCATTCGTCGTGCTCGGGATGGCGCAACTGAGCGGCGGCGTGGACGTGCGCGCCAACGTCGGATGGGTGGGCGCGTACCTCGCCCGTCCGCTGGTGGCGCTGCTCGGCTGGCCGGGGGCCATCCTCACGCCGCTCGTGCCCGCGGTGCACGCGCTGCGTCTGTTCGGCCGTCTCGAGTCGGACACCGATCGGTCGTGGATCATCTTCGTGGCGGGGCTGGTGGTGCTGCTGCCGGTGGCGCTCGCGCTGGCCGGCGGACTGCGCCTGGGAGACGACGCCGCGGCCGCGTCGGGCCTCTGGGGGGCGCTCGTGGGCGAATACTGGCGCGCCTGGTTCGGCGGGCTCGGGGCCTGGGTGGTGGTGGCGCTGGCGCTGTCGGCGCTGATGGCCGCCACCCTCGCCTGGAATCCGATTCGCGCGATCATCGGCGCGCGTCACGCGGCGTTGGGCGACGCCGGCAGCGCCGTCCGGCGCGGAAGCGATCGCGCCCTGGCGCTCGAACCGCCGCCCGAGGAGATGCCGGGCATCGAACTCGCGCTGGAGGCGGCGGGTGCCGACGCCGACGAGGCGGAGCCGCCAAAGAAGCGCTCCCGCAAGCGCACCAAGGCCGAGGCGGCGGCGGAGCGCGACGAGGAGATCGCGGCGGAGATCAATGCGTCGGCGCCGCTGGGCGAGGCGCTGGCCGACGAACTCCCGGGCCCCGAACTGCTCACCCCGCCGCCGCCGCGCGTGGGCGATGGGGGCAAGCGCGACCTCGACCTGATGGGGGAGAAGCTCATCGCCGCGCTGCGCACCTTCAAGGTGGACGGCGACCTCGTGGGCCGGACCACCGGCCCCGTGGTCACGCAGTTCGAGATCGAGCCGGCGCCCGGCGTGAAGGTGCGGCAGTTCGCGAACCTGGCCAACGACCTGGCGCTCGCCATGCGGGCCCAGAGCATCCGCATCGTGGCGCCGATCCCCGGGCGCGGCGCGGTGGGCGTGGAAGTGCCCAATCCGCAGTCCGAGATCGTGGCGTTCCGCGAACTCATCGAGACGCGGGACTTCCAGAATGCGCGCGCCGCGCTCCCGATCGCGCTCGGCAAGGACCTCGAGGGACGGCCCGTGATCGCCGACCTCGCCAAGATGCCGCACCTGCTGATCGCCGGCGCCACCGGGTCGGGCAAGTCGGTGTGCGTGAACACGATCATCACCAGCCTCATCTACCGCCACACGCCGCGCACGCTGCGATTGTTGATGGTCGACCCCAAGATGGTCGAGCTGTCGGTGTACAACACGCTGCCGCACCTGCGGCACAAGGTGGTCACCGACAACCGCGACGCGGCGTCGGTGCTGCACTGGGCCAAGCACGAGATGGAGGACCGCTACAAGCTCCTCGCCGCCAACGGCTGCCGGAACATCCAGGAGTTCAACAAGCGCGTGCAGGACGGCGCGCCCCTCAAGCACCCCAAGCAGCCGGACGCCGCGTTCGAGGAACTCACGTACACCGGCGATGTACTGCCGTATATCGTGATCGTGATCGACGAGATGGCGGATCTCATGATGACCGTGCAGAGCGAGGTGGAGACGCCGATCGCGATGCTGGCGCAGAAGGCGCGTGCCATCGGCATTCACCTGCTGCTGGCCACGCAGCGCCCGAGCGTCAACGTGATCACCGGGTTGATCAAGGCCAACTTTCCCAGCCGCATCGCATTCCGCGTGGCGTCGCAGGTGGACAGCCGCACGATCATCGACGGCGCCGGCGCCGAGGCGCTGCTCGGCAACGGCGACATGCTGTTCATTCCGCCGGGCAAGTCGGAACCGGCGCGGCTGCAGGGCGCGTTCATCTCGAGCGAGGACACCGAGCGGCTCATGCACTGGTACGAGGGCCGCAACGAGGCCCGGCGCAAGGCGCGGCTGGCTCAGGGACTGGGGCTCGACGAGGCCACCGAGGAAGACATTCTCGAGGCGGTGCGGGCCCGCGAAGCCGCCGAGTCGGCGAAGCCCGAGGAGCCGGACGCCGAGGCGGGCGATCGCGACAAGCTGTTCCGCGAAGCCGCCGAGGCGGTGATCCAGAACCAGGGCGGATCCACGTCGCTGCTGCAGCGCCGGCTCAAGATCGGCTACGGGCGGGCGGCCCGCATCATCGACCAGTTGGAGTTGGCCGGGGTCCTCGGTCGCGCCGAACCCGGCTCGAGCAAGCCGCGCGACGTGCTCGCCGGGCTCGAGGACCTGGACCGCATCTGCGGGCCGCGCGTCTGA
- a CDS encoding 2-phosphosulfolactate phosphatase, giving the protein MRVDVFFTAREVGPGDVAGRVVAVVDVLRASSSIATALAHGARAVVPGESSEAIVALSKAFDRREVRLAGERRMRMIDGFDLGNSPLEFTRDAVEGHTVLMTTTNGTGAIAATQGAKEVLVGAYVNFSPVAAVLRAAARRGADLAFICAGHEGQFALEDAACVGRFVRHATRRVAGATLNDAALAAVQLDRKFGDDLWRLFETANHGQALANAGFAADLVACATLDAHLVVPVYQDRQIVRLAAPAEA; this is encoded by the coding sequence GTGCGCGTGGACGTCTTCTTCACGGCGCGCGAGGTCGGGCCGGGAGACGTCGCCGGGCGGGTGGTGGCGGTGGTGGACGTCCTGCGGGCCTCGTCGTCGATCGCGACGGCTCTGGCCCACGGCGCCCGCGCCGTGGTCCCCGGGGAGAGTTCGGAGGCGATCGTGGCCCTGTCCAAGGCCTTCGATCGGCGCGAGGTGCGGCTGGCCGGCGAGCGGCGGATGCGGATGATCGACGGGTTCGACCTCGGCAATTCGCCCCTCGAGTTCACGCGCGACGCGGTGGAGGGACACACCGTGCTGATGACGACCACCAACGGCACGGGCGCGATCGCGGCGACGCAGGGGGCGAAGGAAGTGCTCGTGGGCGCGTACGTGAACTTCTCGCCCGTGGCCGCCGTGCTGCGCGCCGCGGCCCGGCGCGGCGCCGACCTCGCGTTCATCTGCGCCGGTCATGAGGGACAGTTCGCGCTCGAGGACGCGGCGTGCGTGGGGCGCTTCGTGCGACACGCCACGCGCCGGGTGGCCGGCGCCACGCTCAACGACGCGGCGCTCGCTGCCGTGCAGCTGGACCGCAAGTTCGGCGACGACCTGTGGCGCCTGTTCGAGACGGCGAATCACGGGCAAGCCCTGGCCAACGCAGGGTTCGCCGCCGACCTCGTGGCCTGCGCGACGCTCGACGCGCACCTGGTCGTGCCCGTGTACCAGGACCGGCAGATCGTCCGGCTCGCCGCGCCCGCGGAGGCCTGA
- the accC gene encoding acetyl-CoA carboxylase biotin carboxylase subunit produces MFKKVLIANRGEIALRVIRACKELGVETVAVYSEADRESLHVRFADDDVCIGPPPARDSYLRIPRLIAAAEITGADAIHPGYGFLAENAEFAETCVASNIAFIGPTAEQIRVMGDKAAARKAMTEVGVPIIPGTPGPVEDVDEALGFARQIGFPVIIKAAAGGGGKGMRVAKDADDFARSFQLARSEALSAFGNGDVYVEKYLARPRHIEFQILGDRHGHVIHLGERDCSVQRRHQKLIEEAPSPAVTPELRARMGAAAVAGAKAINYVGAGTIEMLLDTDGSFYFMEMNTRIQVEHPVTEMLTGVDLVKEQIRVAAGEPLSITEMPPLRGHVIEVRVNAEDPARNFQPSPGTITTFHPPGGPGVRLDSHVYAGYAVPPYYDSLLGKLVCQGRDRAEAIVRVRVALEGFVIEGVTTTIPFLARVMQNPRFQAGEVDTKFLEREPDLMKEPT; encoded by the coding sequence GTGTTTAAGAAGGTACTCATCGCCAATCGCGGGGAGATCGCGCTCCGCGTCATCCGCGCCTGCAAGGAGCTGGGCGTCGAGACGGTCGCCGTGTACTCCGAAGCCGATCGCGAGTCGCTCCACGTGCGATTCGCCGACGACGACGTGTGCATCGGACCGCCGCCGGCGCGCGACTCCTACCTGCGCATCCCGCGCCTGATCGCGGCCGCCGAGATCACCGGGGCCGACGCCATCCACCCCGGCTACGGGTTCCTGGCCGAGAACGCCGAGTTCGCGGAGACCTGCGTCGCGTCCAACATCGCGTTCATCGGGCCCACCGCCGAGCAGATCCGCGTGATGGGCGACAAGGCGGCGGCTCGCAAGGCGATGACCGAGGTGGGGGTGCCGATCATTCCCGGCACCCCGGGCCCGGTGGAGGACGTGGACGAGGCGCTCGGGTTCGCCCGGCAGATCGGCTTTCCGGTGATCATCAAGGCGGCGGCCGGCGGCGGGGGCAAGGGCATGCGCGTGGCCAAGGACGCCGACGACTTCGCGCGGTCGTTCCAGCTCGCCCGCTCCGAGGCGCTGAGCGCGTTCGGCAACGGGGACGTGTACGTCGAGAAGTACCTGGCCCGGCCGCGGCACATCGAGTTCCAGATCCTCGGCGACCGGCACGGCCACGTGATCCATCTGGGCGAGCGCGACTGTTCCGTGCAGCGCCGCCATCAGAAGCTGATCGAGGAGGCGCCGAGCCCCGCCGTCACGCCGGAGCTTCGCGCGCGCATGGGGGCCGCGGCCGTGGCCGGCGCCAAGGCCATCAACTACGTGGGCGCGGGCACGATCGAGATGCTGCTCGACACCGACGGGTCGTTCTACTTCATGGAGATGAACACGCGCATCCAGGTGGAGCATCCGGTCACCGAGATGCTCACCGGCGTGGACCTCGTGAAGGAGCAGATCCGCGTGGCGGCCGGCGAGCCGCTCTCGATCACCGAAATGCCCCCGTTGCGCGGGCACGTGATCGAAGTCCGCGTGAACGCCGAGGATCCGGCGCGCAACTTCCAGCCGTCGCCGGGCACGATCACGACCTTCCATCCACCGGGCGGCCCCGGGGTGCGCCTGGACTCGCACGTATACGCGGGCTATGCGGTGCCGCCGTACTACGACTCGCTGCTCGGCAAGCTCGTCTGCCAGGGCCGCGACCGTGCCGAGGCGATCGTGCGCGTGCGGGTGGCGCTGGAGGGATTCGTCATCGAAGGCGTGACGACGACCATCCCGTTCCTTGCCCGCGTGATGCAGAACCCGCGATTCCAGGCCGGCGAGGTGGATACCAAGTTCCTCGAGCGTGAACCGGATCTGATGAAGGAGCCCACCTAG